A stretch of the Cyanobacteriota bacterium genome encodes the following:
- a CDS encoding PAS domain S-box protein has product MTTSSLVSAVDLDHRKSQPFIMRLPRSLSSLETWSFGLSGLFIWLGTAPGMHTALGPQAIWIWIPTAIIGMLLNFQVRRLGMAWQEMSGGTPNYAARLLRQYPGLARYGAIGYWLGWVSIPPMNAIILTDLIAALLEPVGIACPITALRIALTIIPYILAFSGTRALGILHSFLVIPAACFLLGYSIYGIGWLMLSPQSPGFFPERWPSFSIIDWLKWYFIAVYAAYAMETSSSFVADSRNPVRTLQCLKVVAWLNPVVYIGASWVLMRLAISPELESNAFLNLTASAQAFWGSSAHIIVTFLLASGCLMSSATAVSNSPRVLYQLALDGHLNPVFGAVSKQGVLGPGLIATLVLSLICLLWGDVSRVVMVTGTGYLTSMMAMHLGQWLNRNQPEALWPRWSLAFLVVEGAALIIGGLAWSWLDLVIGLLLPIAVLAVNAMLIYIPFAPLRASWWLGHYRRQSYYLSRDPIVMQVAVLTVLICGATCIGWLVRMVLGNLTAQANIDILIVLVMLVAFTGVAIACWTMLPQVAAIADAREQAEHLFAISTNAILVVDEAGVIQQANPAAETLFQVKSGHLLRQFLRDAMPNLADLPQDWATRSEQILIRADQTIRTVEMAISLRLQQDHPEYLVNLHDITDRKQAEEALRISEQRFRDVSDAAGEYIWEIDADGIYTFVTEKAKFVKGYEPEELLGHSPLEFMPDEDVTHVTEILRQASAAKSSFRLEHRDITPTGDIFWEEVNGLPMLANDGTIIGFRGVGMSITERKQAELLLRQQAQNLENTLQELQRTQFQLVQSEKMSSLGQLVAGVAHEINNPVNFIYGNLTHANEYTQDLLALVALYQHHYPSPHAEIQREIDDIDLEFLMEDLPKLLSSMRVGAERIQKIVTSLRTFSRMDEADCKTVDIHEGIDSTLMILQNRLKARPDRPGIEIIKHYGLLPPIECYAGQLNQVFMNILSNAIDALEESFDRPLET; this is encoded by the coding sequence ATGACTACATCATCCCTCGTGTCTGCTGTTGATCTTGACCACAGAAAGAGCCAGCCCTTTATCATGCGCCTGCCTCGGAGCTTAAGTTCTTTAGAAACGTGGAGCTTTGGGTTAAGTGGACTGTTTATTTGGCTAGGTACAGCACCTGGAATGCATACTGCCCTTGGCCCCCAGGCGATCTGGATATGGATCCCGACAGCCATCATTGGGATGTTATTGAACTTTCAAGTCAGGCGGTTAGGGATGGCCTGGCAGGAAATGTCTGGAGGCACACCTAACTATGCTGCCCGCTTGTTACGACAATATCCCGGCTTAGCTCGTTATGGGGCGATCGGCTATTGGTTAGGTTGGGTGTCAATTCCACCAATGAATGCCATCATTCTTACAGATTTAATTGCTGCTCTGTTAGAACCCGTTGGCATTGCCTGCCCCATAACTGCCCTGCGCATTGCCCTGACAATCATTCCCTATATCCTGGCATTCAGCGGCACTAGAGCCTTGGGTATTCTACATTCGTTTCTGGTGATTCCCGCAGCCTGTTTTCTGTTGGGTTATAGCATTTATGGCATAGGTTGGCTGATGCTGTCGCCCCAAAGCCCTGGCTTTTTTCCTGAGCGTTGGCCGAGCTTCTCTATTATCGATTGGCTGAAGTGGTACTTTATTGCTGTCTACGCAGCCTATGCGATGGAAACTTCTTCCTCCTTTGTTGCCGACAGTCGCAACCCCGTCAGAACCCTACAGTGCCTCAAAGTAGTAGCCTGGTTGAATCCAGTGGTTTATATTGGAGCATCCTGGGTGTTGATGCGCCTAGCTATATCACCAGAACTAGAAAGCAATGCATTCCTTAATCTGACAGCCTCTGCTCAAGCCTTTTGGGGGTCATCTGCCCATATAATTGTTACATTTCTACTAGCCTCAGGCTGCTTAATGAGTTCGGCCACGGCTGTGTCGAATTCTCCCCGTGTCCTATATCAGCTTGCCCTCGATGGTCACCTCAACCCAGTCTTTGGTGCTGTTTCTAAACAGGGCGTGCTAGGGCCAGGGTTAATTGCCACGCTAGTGCTGAGTCTCATATGTTTACTCTGGGGTGATGTCAGTCGAGTGGTCATGGTCACAGGCACTGGCTATTTGACTTCTATGATGGCGATGCACCTGGGGCAGTGGTTAAACCGCAACCAGCCAGAAGCTCTGTGGCCTCGCTGGTCATTAGCCTTCTTGGTTGTAGAAGGGGCAGCGTTGATTATTGGTGGTTTAGCCTGGAGTTGGTTAGACCTAGTGATAGGGTTGCTGTTGCCGATCGCCGTGCTGGCTGTAAATGCGATGCTGATCTACATCCCGTTTGCTCCTCTGCGGGCATCGTGGTGGTTAGGGCACTATCGACGGCAGTCTTACTACCTCAGTAGAGACCCTATTGTGATGCAAGTAGCCGTGCTGACTGTGCTGATCTGTGGTGCAACTTGCATCGGATGGCTCGTCAGAATGGTGTTGGGCAACCTGACCGCCCAGGCTAACATCGATATTCTGATTGTGCTGGTCATGCTAGTGGCGTTTACAGGGGTGGCGATCGCCTGTTGGACGATGTTGCCTCAAGTAGCTGCGATCGCTGATGCGCGGGAGCAAGCTGAGCATCTATTCGCAATCTCTACCAATGCCATCTTGGTTGTGGATGAAGCTGGTGTTATTCAGCAGGCTAATCCCGCAGCAGAAACCCTCTTTCAAGTGAAATCAGGTCATCTACTCCGCCAGTTCTTGAGGGATGCTATGCCAAACTTGGCTGATTTGCCTCAAGATTGGGCAACTCGCAGCGAACAAATTCTAATTCGTGCTGACCAGACAATCCGCACTGTAGAAATGGCGATTTCCCTACGCTTGCAGCAGGATCACCCTGAATACTTAGTCAACTTGCATGATATTACTGATCGCAAGCAGGCGGAAGAAGCCCTTCGCATCAGTGAACAACGCTTCCGAGATGTTAGCGATGCTGCTGGGGAGTACATCTGGGAGATCGACGCTGATGGTATTTATACATTCGTGACGGAAAAGGCGAAGTTTGTCAAAGGCTATGAACCAGAAGAGCTTCTAGGACATTCTCCCCTAGAGTTTATGCCCGACGAGGATGTTACCCATGTCACAGAGATTTTACGGCAAGCATCGGCTGCCAAAAGCAGTTTCAGGCTCGAACACCGAGACATTACACCCACAGGCGACATTTTCTGGGAAGAAGTCAATGGTTTACCAATGTTGGCCAATGACGGCACTATTATTGGCTTCCGGGGTGTAGGCATGAGCATTACTGAGCGCAAACAGGCAGAGTTGCTCCTGCGACAACAGGCTCAAAACTTAGAAAACACCCTCCAAGAATTGCAACGTACCCAATTTCAACTAGTGCAGAGTGAGAAAATGTCCTCCTTAGGCCAGTTGGTTGCTGGTGTAGCCCATGAAATTAATAATCCTGTGAACTTTATCTATGGAAATCTCACCCATGCCAACGAATATACCCAAGACCTGCTGGCCTTGGTAGCCCTTTATCAACATCATTACCCCAGTCCCCATGCAGAGATCCAGCGCGAAATTGACGACATCGATTTAGAATTTCTGATGGAAGATTTGCCCAAGTTGCTCTCATCTATGCGGGTAGGAGCAGAGCGCATCCAGAAAATCGTTACATCGTTGCGCACGTTTTCTCGCATGGATGAAGC